The Streptococcus oralis Uo5 genome includes a window with the following:
- a CDS encoding FtsK/SpoIIIE domain-containing protein — protein sequence MFHINRRVSLCESYILSTALMKTCYWACILSQVFIFILLVLIFNISGILLLLLVGLEIVIANKLISKLSEVYNRIQPILAIREQLIFLLESNNLFISSSEGAVVRSVVLDFSIDEEYIVVYAHVMGDNFSNKVSELDVYLSACLNLNLEQKLKSPSFTKYIFRRYPEKRISWEETLKTTRITISDSVGFQLGSPPHVLLAGSTKSGKTVMIENLVAQYLTLGAEIKLLDPKNGDLSWLVGKKLEDRLGYKVVYNSPFQISGALREAVLEMNRRFQIMADNPDIYVSKGKVLSWADVKGNYPLVVVLDEGIAFKTEAETFKEGKQAYQEAMSNLGSLLVKSRQASIEVIIGLQRASSDFIPTYMRQNFGVALLLGSTTADSDSCRMMFSSQEIDYKTCGIGEGYCQIDGVLPTPKFVETPFKSDELDFEAYFDEACDRYMRMRNERN from the coding sequence ATGTTCCATATAAATCGTAGGGTTTCTCTTTGCGAGTCATATATTTTATCAACAGCCTTAATGAAGACTTGTTATTGGGCTTGTATACTATCTCAAGTTTTTATATTTATTTTATTGGTTTTAATCTTTAATATTTCAGGGATTTTATTACTACTGCTTGTAGGATTAGAAATTGTCATCGCTAATAAACTTATATCAAAGCTGAGTGAAGTATACAATAGAATACAGCCCATCCTTGCTATACGTGAACAATTAATCTTCCTACTTGAATCTAACAACCTGTTTATATCTTCTTCTGAAGGGGCTGTAGTTCGTTCCGTGGTTCTTGACTTTTCTATAGATGAGGAATACATAGTTGTTTATGCTCATGTTATGGGTGATAATTTCTCTAATAAGGTTTCAGAGTTAGATGTATATTTGAGTGCTTGTTTGAATTTAAATTTGGAACAAAAATTAAAGAGTCCTAGTTTTACTAAGTACATATTCAGAAGATATCCTGAGAAAAGGATTTCTTGGGAGGAGACTCTAAAAACAACAAGGATTACAATTTCCGATAGCGTTGGCTTCCAGCTTGGTTCTCCGCCCCACGTCCTTTTGGCAGGCTCGACGAAGTCAGGAAAAACGGTAATGATAGAGAACCTTGTGGCTCAATACTTAACTTTAGGGGCTGAAATAAAATTGCTTGACCCTAAAAATGGCGACTTGAGTTGGCTAGTTGGTAAGAAGCTAGAAGATAGATTAGGCTATAAAGTAGTTTATAATTCTCCCTTTCAAATTTCTGGTGCCCTTCGTGAGGCTGTCTTGGAAATGAATAGACGCTTTCAGATTATGGCAGATAACCCAGATATATATGTTTCTAAAGGGAAGGTTTTGTCTTGGGCTGATGTTAAGGGGAATTACCCTCTTGTAGTAGTACTTGATGAAGGGATTGCCTTTAAAACCGAGGCCGAGACGTTTAAAGAAGGGAAACAAGCCTATCAAGAGGCAATGTCAAATCTTGGGAGTCTCTTGGTAAAATCACGCCAAGCTTCAATAGAGGTGATAATCGGTTTACAGAGGGCCTCAAGTGACTTCATTCCGACATATATGAGACAAAACTTTGGAGTAGCTCTCTTGTTGGGGTCAACTACTGCTGATTCAGATTCTTGTCGCATGATGTTTTCAAGTCAAGAGATTGATTATAAGACTTGTGGTATTGGCGAAGGATATTGCCAAATAGATGGGGTGCTTCCTACGCCTAAGTTTGTAGAGACACCGTTCAAGTCTGACGAACTAGACTTTGAAGCATATTTTGATGAAGCTTGTGATAGGTATATGAGGATGCGAAATGAACGAAATTAG
- the hisS gene encoding histidine--tRNA ligase: MKLQKPKGTQDILPAESAKWQYVEGFAREIFKRYNYAEVRTPIFEHYEVISRSVGDTTDIVTKEMYDFYDKGDRHITLRPEGTAPVVRSYVENKLFAPEVQKPSKFYYMGPMFRYERPQAGRLRQFHQIGVECFGSSNPATDVETIAMAAHFLKEIGIQGVKLHLNTLGNPESRAAYRQALIDYLTPLKETLSKDSQRRLEENPLRVLDSKEKEDKVAVENAPSILDFLDEESQAHFDAVRQMLENLGVDYIIDTNMVRGLDYYNHTIFEFITEIEGNDLTVCAGGRYDGLVAYFGGPETAGFGFGLGVERLLLILEKQGVTLPIENALDVYIAVLGDGANVKALELVQALRQQGFKAERDYLNRKLKAQFKSADVFAAKTLITLGESEVESGQVTVKNNQTREEVQVSLDAINQNFSEIFEKLGF, encoded by the coding sequence ATGAAATTACAAAAACCAAAAGGAACGCAGGATATTTTACCTGCTGAGTCTGCCAAGTGGCAGTACGTTGAGGGCTTTGCCCGTGAGATTTTCAAGCGCTACAACTATGCAGAAGTGCGCACGCCTATTTTTGAGCATTACGAGGTCATCAGTCGCTCTGTCGGAGATACAACGGATATCGTAACCAAGGAAATGTATGACTTCTATGACAAGGGTGACCGTCATATCACCCTCCGTCCAGAAGGAACTGCGCCCGTTGTCCGTTCATATGTGGAAAATAAACTCTTCGCGCCAGAGGTGCAAAAGCCAAGTAAGTTCTACTACATGGGCCCAATGTTTCGTTATGAGCGTCCACAGGCAGGGCGTTTGCGCCAGTTCCATCAAATTGGTGTTGAATGTTTTGGCTCTAGCAATCCAGCTACCGATGTGGAAACCATCGCTATGGCAGCCCATTTCTTGAAAGAAATTGGCATCCAAGGTGTCAAGTTGCACCTCAACACTCTTGGAAATCCTGAGAGTCGTGCAGCCTACCGTCAAGCCTTGATCGACTATTTGACACCGCTCAAGGAGACCTTGTCGAAGGATAGCCAACGTCGTTTGGAGGAAAATCCTCTTCGTGTCTTGGACTCTAAGGAAAAAGAAGACAAGGTGGCAGTGGAGAATGCGCCGTCTATCTTGGACTTCCTTGATGAAGAAAGCCAAGCTCACTTTGATGCTGTGCGTCAGATGTTGGAGAATCTTGGAGTAGACTATATCATCGATACCAATATGGTGCGTGGTCTGGACTACTACAACCACACCATTTTCGAGTTTATCACTGAGATTGAGGGCAATGACTTGACAGTCTGTGCGGGTGGTCGTTACGATGGTTTGGTTGCTTACTTTGGTGGTCCTGAGACTGCTGGATTTGGTTTTGGCCTTGGTGTAGAGCGCCTGCTTCTCATTCTTGAAAAGCAAGGTGTGACTCTCCCTATCGAAAATGCTCTAGATGTCTATATCGCAGTCTTGGGTGATGGAGCAAATGTCAAGGCCTTGGAATTGGTACAAGCCCTTCGTCAGCAAGGTTTCAAAGCAGAGCGTGATTACCTTAACCGGAAGCTCAAAGCTCAGTTCAAGTCAGCCGATGTCTTTGCTGCTAAGACCCTCATCACTCTCGGAGAGAGCGAAGTCGAAAGCGGACAAGTGACAGTTAAGAACAACCAAACTCGAGAAGAAGTTCAAGTGTCACTTGATGCTATCAATCAAAATTTCTCAGAAATCTTTGAAAAATTAGGCTTTTAA
- the rpmG gene encoding 50S ribosomal protein L33, whose translation MRVNITLEHKESGERLYLTSKNKRNTPDRLQLKKYSPKLRKHVVFTEVK comes from the coding sequence ATGCGCGTAAATATCACACTTGAACACAAAGAATCTGGTGAACGCTTGTACCTTACTTCTAAAAACAAACGTAACACTCCAGACCGTCTTCAATTGAAGAAATACTCACCAAAACTTCGCAAACACGTTGTGTTTACAGAAGTTAAGTAA
- a CDS encoding replication initiation factor domain-containing protein produces the protein MNTVRIDYFAVTVKDVPPERVLTDILLIPLENFTLNDWGINKYKQHYSCSEIKVYFNVDRLSMGVFIELKGQGCRQYEEFLNSNENNWIALISRLYHHNANFTRLDIAHDIFDGSLNVQRIYDYCKKGLCISKAKHFEYHEKSVLDSGERVGETVVIGSRGNQQWCIYNKRMEQLGKQELVEVPSWIRAELRCWQEKANIIAEQLFLKRPLSSIYFEAINGHYRFVRSNATDSNHWRRKKVKWWIDYLGTENQTVLSITRAKTTLRQSEAWTEKQVAKTLAKVYIAKYQAYDVQKAEDYIQSLLKEGLSRLTDNDEKDIEQYIREQNSSQLWGQKRRLENKSPLKIN, from the coding sequence ATGAATACAGTCAGAATAGATTATTTTGCTGTGACTGTTAAGGATGTTCCGCCAGAAAGAGTTCTGACAGACATCCTTCTGATTCCTCTTGAAAACTTTACCTTGAATGATTGGGGCATAAATAAGTATAAGCAACATTATTCTTGTTCAGAAATTAAGGTGTATTTTAATGTTGATAGACTTTCTATGGGTGTATTTATCGAATTAAAAGGGCAAGGTTGTCGTCAATATGAAGAATTTTTAAACAGTAACGAAAATAATTGGATTGCTTTAATAAGTCGTTTATATCATCATAATGCCAACTTTACTAGACTAGATATTGCCCACGACATATTTGACGGTAGCTTAAATGTTCAACGAATATATGACTATTGCAAGAAAGGATTATGTATCTCGAAAGCCAAACACTTTGAATATCATGAGAAATCAGTTCTAGATTCTGGTGAGCGTGTAGGGGAAACAGTTGTAATAGGTTCACGAGGTAATCAGCAGTGGTGCATATATAATAAACGCATGGAGCAACTTGGTAAGCAAGAGCTTGTAGAAGTTCCGTCTTGGATTCGCGCAGAACTTAGATGTTGGCAGGAAAAAGCCAATATTATTGCGGAGCAGTTGTTTCTAAAGCGTCCTTTATCATCTATCTATTTTGAGGCTATCAATGGTCATTATCGCTTTGTTCGTTCAAATGCGACAGATAGCAATCATTGGAGAAGAAAAAAAGTCAAGTGGTGGATAGATTATCTAGGAACTGAAAATCAGACAGTTCTTAGTATTACAAGGGCTAAAACGACACTACGCCAGTCTGAGGCTTGGACAGAGAAACAAGTTGCGAAAACATTAGCAAAAGTCTATATTGCAAAGTATCAGGCCTATGATGTTCAAAAGGCGGAAGATTATATTCAAAGCTTACTCAAAGAGGGACTTTCAAGGCTAACTGATAATGATGAAAAGGATATAGAACAATATATAAGAGAACAGAATAGTTCCCAACTTTGGGGACAAAAAAGACGACTTGAGAATAAGTCGCCTCTAAAAATTAACTAA
- a CDS encoding AAA family ATPase, protein MSNIVKSKELLTRYSLARIPFIAINTIEPSRTLDMLKEISEELQLPFNVYTLTKGVYDLSSGKNVNDDKSIYGAIDYMTDQMQKKQYQTIVLTEVPDLSNENSDSKQVLALVNLANETGGVVIVFTNTPIWNQLQRQGMTVKIDLPNEEEMYSIIQEYIDDYRNDIQIEWDNSDIREAAAALNGVTRIEAENVIAALIANKCIRKSDLDEIRFAKDRLFSDISGLEKIVVDDSVKDVGGLEGLRKWLNEKKELLTPEKKDMLREKGLQPPRGILLVGVPGCGKSLSAKSISANWKLPLYRLDFATVQGSYVGQSEQQLKDALTTAENVSPCILWIDEIEKGLSGATGGANDGGVSTRMVGQFLFWMQECKKQVFVVATANDVSMLPSELLRRGRFDELFFVDLPTADERKEILALYFKKYLSLEFEGEFADNIIQISDGFTGADLESTVRDLAYRAIANNNFILNEENIMNAFNNVVPLSQTSPEKIEAIRDWGKERAVPASGKPIGGEGLVHKQSGLKTRKVLV, encoded by the coding sequence ATGAGCAATATAGTAAAAAGCAAAGAACTTCTTACGAGATATTCACTTGCAAGAATTCCTTTTATTGCTATCAATACCATTGAGCCAAGTAGAACATTAGATATGTTAAAGGAAATATCTGAAGAATTACAACTTCCGTTCAACGTATATACTCTCACCAAAGGTGTGTATGATCTTAGTTCTGGTAAGAATGTTAACGATGATAAATCTATTTATGGTGCAATAGATTACATGACGGACCAAATGCAAAAGAAACAATACCAAACTATTGTACTGACAGAAGTTCCGGATCTTAGTAATGAAAATAGCGATTCTAAACAAGTCTTAGCACTGGTCAATCTAGCCAATGAAACTGGAGGCGTTGTAATAGTTTTTACCAATACCCCTATTTGGAATCAACTTCAACGGCAAGGTATGACAGTAAAAATAGATTTACCTAACGAAGAGGAAATGTACTCAATAATTCAAGAATACATTGACGACTATAGAAACGATATCCAGATTGAATGGGACAACTCCGATATTCGAGAAGCTGCAGCAGCTCTCAATGGGGTAACTAGAATTGAGGCGGAGAACGTTATCGCTGCTTTGATTGCAAATAAGTGCATAAGAAAATCTGATTTAGATGAGATAAGATTTGCAAAAGATCGCCTATTCTCTGATATCTCTGGTCTAGAAAAAATCGTTGTAGATGATTCTGTAAAGGATGTCGGAGGACTTGAAGGATTAAGGAAGTGGCTTAATGAAAAGAAAGAACTACTAACTCCCGAAAAGAAAGATATGTTACGTGAGAAAGGATTGCAACCACCTAGAGGAATACTCCTAGTAGGTGTCCCTGGATGCGGAAAATCTTTATCTGCTAAATCAATTTCCGCTAACTGGAAACTTCCATTATATCGTTTAGATTTTGCAACGGTTCAAGGAAGTTATGTAGGTCAGTCTGAACAGCAACTCAAAGATGCTCTAACTACCGCTGAGAATGTATCCCCATGTATTTTATGGATTGATGAAATAGAAAAAGGACTATCAGGAGCTACTGGAGGCGCTAATGATGGCGGTGTATCTACTCGTATGGTTGGTCAATTCTTATTCTGGATGCAAGAATGCAAAAAACAAGTTTTTGTAGTTGCAACAGCTAATGATGTGTCTATGCTTCCATCAGAACTTCTTCGTCGAGGAAGGTTTGATGAGTTATTCTTTGTTGATTTACCTACTGCAGATGAGCGTAAAGAAATACTTGCTTTGTATTTTAAAAAATACTTAAGTCTAGAATTTGAAGGAGAGTTTGCTGATAATATCATTCAAATAAGTGATGGTTTCACTGGTGCGGACTTAGAATCGACAGTTAGAGATTTAGCTTACCGAGCTATCGCTAATAACAATTTTATTCTCAACGAAGAGAATATCATGAATGCTTTCAATAATGTAGTCCCACTCTCTCAAACTAGCCCAGAAAAAATTGAGGCTATTAGAGATTGGGGGAAAGAAAGAGCTGTTCCTGCATCTGGAAAACCAATCGGTGGAGAGGGACTTGTTCATAAACAAAGTGGACTTAAAACAAGAAAAGTACTTGTTTAA
- a CDS encoding HXXEE domain-containing protein, protein MTFYLWMFPLLFIFHDMEEIIGLVPWIHLNETLLAQKAPAILKIHKGITTEGFALAVFEEFILVLSITLLAYFTQSRALELVWLGGFVAFTLHLLLHIGQSILLRKYIPALITSILCFPISAYLITDIVHLWRVSTSEFFLFSLVGSGIVVINLLFALWLGKKYSVWLAHYH, encoded by the coding sequence ATGACATTTTATCTTTGGATGTTTCCTCTACTTTTTATCTTTCACGATATGGAAGAAATTATCGGTCTTGTCCCTTGGATTCATCTCAACGAAACCTTGCTGGCTCAAAAGGCTCCAGCTATTCTCAAGATTCACAAAGGAATTACAACAGAGGGATTTGCCCTTGCTGTTTTTGAGGAGTTCATTCTTGTCTTATCCATCACTTTATTAGCGTATTTTACTCAATCTAGAGCGCTCGAATTAGTTTGGTTAGGAGGATTTGTGGCCTTTACACTTCATCTCTTGCTCCATATTGGGCAATCAATTCTTCTTCGCAAGTATATACCTGCTCTGATCACTTCTATCCTTTGTTTTCCTATCAGTGCTTATTTGATTACAGACATCGTGCATTTGTGGCGGGTTTCGACTAGCGAATTTTTCCTATTTTCACTAGTCGGCTCAGGCATCGTCGTCATCAATCTCCTCTTTGCTCTCTGGCTTGGGAAAAAGTATTCCGTCTGGCTTGCCCATTACCATTAA
- a CDS encoding metal-sulfur cluster assembly factor produces the protein MRDDIKINDRALALQDQIIEKLEKVFDTDVELDVYNLGLIYEINLDETGLCKIVMTFTDTACDCAESLPIEIVAGLKQIEGIEDVKVEVTWSPAWKITRISRYGRIALGLPPR, from the coding sequence ATGAGAGACGATATCAAAATCAATGACCGCGCTTTGGCCTTGCAAGACCAAATTATCGAAAAACTAGAGAAGGTTTTTGATACAGATGTGGAATTGGATGTGTATAATCTGGGCTTGATTTATGAGATCAATCTGGATGAAACCGGGCTCTGCAAGATCGTCATGACCTTCACTGATACTGCCTGCGATTGCGCAGAAAGCTTGCCTATCGAAATTGTGGCAGGTCTGAAACAAATCGAGGGTATCGAAGATGTCAAGGTTGAAGTTACCTGGTCGCCTGCCTGGAAGATCACACGAATCAGTCGCTACGGCCGTATTGCCCTTGGACTACCACCTCGTTAA
- a CDS encoding helix-turn-helix domain-containing protein, with translation MEQIGKVFRELRESRNISLRQATGGQFSPSMLSRFETGQSELSVGKFLFALENISASVEEILFLARGFQYDTDSELRKEITDILDPKNIAPLEDLYRKEYQKYANSQNKQKYILNAIMIKSYMKSMDETVELTAEEGKVLHDYLFSTEIWGIYELNLFSVSSPFLSVSLFTRYVREMVRKSDFLMEMSSSRNLFHTMLLNGFLASIECEEFTNASYFKRVIKEHFYKENETYFRIVYLWAEGLLDSKQGRVKEGQKKMEDAVHIFEMLGCNKSAEYYRNTTDCLISAN, from the coding sequence ATGGAGCAGATTGGAAAAGTCTTTAGAGAATTACGAGAGTCAAGAAATATCTCGCTGAGACAAGCAACTGGGGGACAATTTTCGCCGTCCATGTTGTCCCGATTTGAAACAGGTCAGAGTGAACTTTCGGTGGGAAAGTTTCTGTTTGCCCTAGAAAATATATCTGCGAGTGTAGAGGAAATACTCTTTCTGGCGAGAGGTTTTCAGTATGATACAGATTCTGAGTTGAGAAAAGAAATCACAGATATCTTGGATCCAAAGAACATAGCACCTCTCGAGGACTTGTATCGTAAGGAGTATCAAAAGTATGCCAATTCTCAAAACAAACAGAAATATATTCTAAATGCCATTATGATTAAGTCTTATATGAAGAGCATGGATGAAACGGTAGAGTTAACAGCAGAGGAAGGGAAAGTCCTTCATGATTACCTGTTTTCTACCGAGATTTGGGGAATCTATGAACTCAATTTGTTCTCAGTCAGTTCTCCGTTCTTGTCCGTTTCTCTTTTTACTAGATATGTACGAGAAATGGTCCGCAAATCCGATTTTCTAATGGAAATGTCTAGTAGTCGAAACCTTTTTCATACTATGCTATTGAATGGTTTTTTAGCCAGCATTGAGTGTGAAGAATTTACCAATGCCTCTTATTTTAAACGTGTCATCAAAGAGCATTTCTACAAGGAAAATGAGACCTATTTCCGAATTGTCTATTTGTGGGCTGAAGGTCTTCTTGATAGCAAGCAGGGTAGAGTCAAGGAAGGTCAGAAAAAGATGGAAGATGCTGTCCATATTTTTGAGATGCTTGGTTGTAACAAATCTGCTGAATACTACAGAAATACAACCGATTGTTTAATATCTGCAAACTAA
- a CDS encoding tyrosine-type recombinase/integrase yields MKVGKTTRVLTVYQWKPDPSKKGNVLVKFAMRYTHPLITKSRYKYLTRGENKGWYTTKAIPTGKDSKGHEKLLISDIKNSQLITKVSKILNEMIDETVLDLTGEKPKKLEPSKTLCLKEIARPYDENNELYGLAFKWWVNRVKPAKNTLKTRVSVYNQHISPYFNENMSLKQFCMEQEKMQDIINNASEGTSKNIHIYLKMIFDWAVEQGKLTASQHPILNKRVKRKTLTSAEEQAKLREDIAEKYLEVEEANQVFKIIENWTKRHNNELVADVLRIIYLTGMRPSEALGLNEDVLDFKNKLIKIHWQRASHNKTDKEMAEEGLRDEKERYRAILKTKESVRTIPMSPKVEQILLKYIERNKFQARFNPTYHDMGYIFTRVYIKGKNQQGSPLYHTEISMFLRGGTSQSAKYNKKSGKSYKDIDDLVDFGRPVHIVPHMFRHSFVSVMADKNVSLNVIREFVGHSEDSREIEKIYLHVMQKGKHKIEQAMVDLAEIIT; encoded by the coding sequence ATGAAGGTAGGTAAGACTACTCGAGTTCTGACTGTTTATCAATGGAAACCAGACCCTTCTAAAAAAGGAAATGTGCTTGTTAAGTTTGCAATGAGATATACTCATCCTTTGATAACAAAAAGTCGTTATAAGTACCTTACAAGGGGAGAAAATAAAGGGTGGTATACGACTAAGGCAATACCAACAGGAAAGGACAGTAAGGGACATGAGAAGTTACTTATTTCTGATATAAAGAATAGTCAGCTGATTACAAAAGTTTCAAAGATACTAAATGAAATGATTGATGAAACTGTATTAGATTTGACTGGAGAAAAACCAAAGAAATTAGAGCCTAGTAAAACTTTATGCCTCAAAGAGATAGCTAGACCGTATGATGAAAACAACGAATTATACGGTTTAGCTTTTAAGTGGTGGGTCAATCGTGTTAAGCCTGCCAAGAATACTCTAAAGACTAGAGTTAGTGTTTATAACCAGCATATTTCCCCATATTTCAACGAAAATATGAGCCTTAAACAGTTCTGTATGGAACAGGAAAAAATGCAAGATATTATAAATAATGCAAGTGAGGGAACTTCAAAGAACATTCATATCTATCTTAAAATGATATTTGATTGGGCAGTAGAACAAGGAAAATTAACAGCGTCGCAACACCCTATTTTGAATAAGAGGGTTAAGCGTAAGACACTAACAAGTGCAGAGGAGCAGGCGAAACTCAGGGAAGATATAGCTGAAAAATATCTTGAAGTTGAAGAAGCTAATCAAGTATTTAAGATTATTGAAAACTGGACTAAGCGACATAATAATGAACTAGTTGCTGATGTACTCAGAATTATCTACTTGACAGGAATGAGACCGAGTGAAGCATTAGGTTTGAATGAAGATGTTTTAGATTTCAAGAATAAACTCATTAAGATTCATTGGCAGAGGGCAAGCCATAATAAGACTGACAAAGAAATGGCAGAAGAAGGCTTGCGTGATGAGAAGGAACGATATAGAGCAATTCTAAAAACTAAAGAAAGCGTTAGAACTATTCCAATGTCACCAAAAGTAGAACAAATTTTATTGAAATATATTGAAAGAAATAAGTTTCAAGCTAGATTCAATCCGACTTATCATGATATGGGATATATCTTTACTAGAGTATACATAAAGGGGAAGAATCAGCAGGGGAGTCCATTGTATCATACAGAAATTTCAATGTTTTTAAGAGGAGGAACTAGTCAGTCTGCAAAGTATAATAAGAAAAGTGGGAAATCCTATAAGGATATTGACGACCTAGTCGATTTTGGTAGACCTGTTCACATAGTTCCCCATATGTTCCGACATAGTTTTGTTTCAGTCATGGCTGATAAGAATGTAAGCCTAAACGTTATTCGAGAGTTTGTGGGACATTCAGAAGATAGTAGAGAAATAGAAAAAATTTATCTTCATGTCATGCAAAAAGGAAAACATAAGATTGAACAAGCTATGGTAGATTTGGCTGAAATAATTACTTGA
- the ilvD gene encoding dihydroxy-acid dehydratase, with amino-acid sequence MTELDKRHRSSIYDSMVKSPNRAMLRATGMTDKDFETPIVGVISTWAENTPCNIHLHDFGKLAKEGVKSAGAWPVQFGTITVADGIAMGTPGMRFSLASRDIIADSIEAAMGGHNVDAFVAIGGCDKNMPGSMIAIANMDIPAIFAYGGTIAPGNLDGKDIDLVSVFEGIGKWNHGDMTAEDVKRLECNACPGPGGCGGMYTANTMATAIEVLGMSLPGSSSHPAESADKKEDIEAAGRAVVKMLELGLKPSDILTREAFEDAITVTMALGGSTNATLHLLAIAHAANVDLSLEDFNTIQERVPHLADLKPSGQYVFQDLYEVGGVPAVMKYLLANGFLHGDRITCTGKTVAENLADFADLTPGQKVIMPLENPKRADGPLIILNGNLAPDGAVAKVSGVKVRRHVGPAKVFDSEEDAIQAVLTDEIVDGDVVVVRFVGPKGGPGMPEMLSLSSMIVGKGQGDKVALLTDGRFSGGTYGLVVGHIAPEAQDGGPIAYLRTGDIVTVDQDTKEISMAVSEEELEKRKAETTLPPLYSRGVLGKYAHIVSSASRGAVTDFWNMDKSGKK; translated from the coding sequence ATGACTGAATTAGATAAACGTCACCGCAGTAGCATTTATGACAGCATGGTTAAATCACCTAACCGTGCTATGCTTCGTGCGACTGGTATGACAGATAAGGACTTTGAAACACCGATTGTGGGAGTGATTTCGACTTGGGCGGAAAATACACCATGTAACATTCACTTGCATGATTTTGGGAAATTGGCTAAAGAAGGTGTCAAATCTGCGGGCGCTTGGCCGGTACAGTTTGGAACCATTACCGTAGCAGACGGGATTGCCATGGGAACACCTGGTATGCGTTTCTCTCTAGCATCTCGTGATATCATTGCGGACTCTATCGAGGCGGCGATGGGTGGTCACAACGTCGATGCCTTCGTCGCCATCGGTGGCTGTGACAAGAACATGCCTGGTTCTATGATTGCTATTGCTAATATGGATATCCCAGCTATTTTCGCCTATGGTGGAACCATTGCACCGGGAAATCTTGATGGCAAAGACATTGACTTGGTTTCTGTGTTTGAAGGTATTGGAAAATGGAACCACGGTGATATGACGGCTGAGGACGTGAAGCGTCTTGAATGTAATGCCTGCCCTGGCCCTGGTGGCTGTGGTGGTATGTATACAGCCAATACCATGGCGACTGCTATCGAAGTTCTCGGTATGAGTTTGCCAGGATCTTCATCTCATCCAGCTGAATCAGCTGACAAGAAAGAAGATATCGAAGCAGCAGGACGAGCTGTTGTTAAGATGCTGGAGCTTGGCCTCAAACCATCAGATATCTTGACTCGTGAAGCTTTTGAAGATGCCATTACAGTAACCATGGCTCTCGGTGGGTCAACCAATGCCACTCTTCACTTGCTTGCCATTGCCCATGCGGCTAATGTTGACTTGTCACTTGAGGACTTCAATACGATCCAAGAACGTGTGCCTCACTTGGCTGACTTGAAACCATCTGGTCAGTATGTCTTCCAAGACCTCTACGAAGTTGGTGGAGTACCTGCGGTTATGAAATATCTCTTGGCAAATGGTTTCCTTCATGGCGACCGCATCACATGTACTGGTAAGACAGTCGCTGAAAACTTGGCTGACTTTGCAGACCTTACACCAGGTCAAAAAGTCATCATGCCACTTGAAAATCCAAAACGTGCAGACGGTCCGCTTATTATCTTGAACGGGAACCTTGCCCCTGATGGCGCGGTTGCTAAAGTATCAGGTGTTAAAGTGCGTCGTCACGTTGGACCGGCTAAGGTCTTTGACTCAGAAGAAGATGCTATTCAGGCTGTCTTGACAGATGAAATCGTTGATGGCGATGTAGTCGTTGTCCGTTTCGTTGGACCTAAGGGTGGGCCTGGTATGCCTGAGATGCTGTCACTTTCATCCATGATCGTTGGTAAAGGTCAAGGAGACAAGGTTGCTCTCTTGACGGATGGCCGTTTCTCAGGTGGTACTTATGGTCTGGTTGTTGGACATATCGCCCCTGAAGCTCAGGATGGTGGACCGATTGCTTACCTTCGTACAGGTGATATCGTTACGGTTGACCAAGATACCAAAGAAATTTCTATGGCCGTATCCGAAGAAGAACTTGAAAAACGCAAGGCAGAAACAACCTTGCCACCACTTTACAGCCGTGGTGTCCTCGGTAAATATGCCCACATCGTATCATCCGCTTCTCGCGGAGCCGTGACAGACTTCTGGAATATGGACAAGTCAGGTAAAAAATAA
- the rpmF gene encoding 50S ribosomal protein L32, whose amino-acid sequence MAVPARRTSKAKKNKRRTHYKVTAPSVNFDETTGDYSRSHRVSLKGYYKGRKIAKAASAE is encoded by the coding sequence ATGGCAGTACCTGCACGTCGCACTTCAAAAGCGAAGAAAAACAAACGTCGTACACACTACAAAGTAACAGCTCCATCTGTAAACTTTGACGAAACTACTGGAGATTACTCACGTTCTCACCGCGTATCACTTAAAGGATACTACAAAGGACGTAAAATCGCTAAAGCTGCATCAGCTGAATAA